TTTGAACGTAATAAGAAGGGATTTTTGTTGAAATGGTGTTTTGTGGTGGTTATTATGCTGTTTCGGTGTTACGGAGTCTACAAAATGTAAAAAGTGTGAGAATTTTTAGTTATGGCATTCGGGGAAGAAGATGAACAGTCAATCGATTGTGGTGGACTCTGATTGATGGAAGTTTAAACAAAAGATTTTGGTTGTATGCTTGATCAAAGTACGCTTGATCAAGGGAGTTGCAAAAAGGTTCAAACACATACTCAATTGAGAGTCTCGTACCAGTAATTGGCAACGTATAGTATGATGACGTGCACCCCAACTTGCGTTTTTGTGCATGACACAAACTAAAACCTAAAATAAGTTAGTATaccaaaatattcaaaatatttctataaaTGGAAGAAATACTTCCTCAAAATTATAGATCAGACATTAAAGTTTTATAATTATCAAaacaaccctttttttaaaaaaaaaaaaaaaaaaaaaaaaagttaataataatCCATCAATTAAAGGCACTTTTGGTTTGTAGAAGGACTATTACATAAATTCCCTATAAAATTGGGTTGTAGTAATTTCTTAGGAATCAACTTCTAAAAGTAATATTTGTCCTTTAGACAGGTAAAAAGCACATACTtttatattaatgttattaaaaaagtatgtgagtagtaaatactattaaaaaaatatataactcTCACATGTATCTTATTAactgatttattaaaaaaaaaaaaaaattatagctcAATTTATAAGAATTTTCTGTCCTACATAAACTTTCTATAATATTACTTTGTGACCATGATCTCTAATGCAGCTCAAATGTTATAATCtgtttatataataataaaaaataaaaaataaaaaaaaggattagAGAATCTTCAATTGTCTTAACTTGACCGTTAGcatattcaaaagaaaattGGCAGGGCTTGATAAATAATGAGAAAAAAATGGCCTAATTATATTTcttaagtttctttttttcttcctcgaCTCCTTGGTGATCAAAGGGTCATTTCCAATTGGTACCTTTTGAAATGGTTCCAAAATTGCACAATATATTCCCTCAAAATTTATTCTGAGGGAAGTCGCACTGTTAGGAAAATAACCTTATAACAGCGTTTTTCATCCAATAGGAAGAAGGCTGACCCTGTCGAATAGAATTATGAACATCACAGAGTTCCTATGCTTGGATAATAGAATTTCCTCAAGTCTACAACTTCTGGTCAATCCCATTATCCCAGTGCAGTAGTTGGTCACATCTATTCGCCATAAAAGCCTGCATCTAGCTTAAAAGCTCTTTGATCACAATCTTCCCGCTGATGCAGGAGGATCCGAGTCTGATGACGCTGAGTTGTCAGATTGCACAATAATGGCGCTGAAATACCTGGAGCAGGCGGATCAGcgcaaaattggcaagaaatcgtaatttggcctaattggggcaatttccgagtgcgctgcagtaatttggccataactttggctacgagtgTCCGTTTCGCGCGTATGACCCCAATTTGGAAAGCTTTCTTCGGCGCGCACGTCGTGGCCACCGAGCTTTGCTCGGTGCGCCTCGTTTCGAGCCCCAAAATCTGCTTTTTTCCttgtcaaaaccctaattttagatattttttgccatttatggtaacttttcgtttattgtttcggaggtgattctgagcccgatttggACCAGATTTTCgacagaataattattttattacatattttattttattagggttttcgagattttgctatttttggcaaaaattctcctaaacctaattttcagctatttaagcccggcttgtgggcgtttttcaaCAGTTCattgttattgattaattatcagAATTCAGAgttttttctctctgttttggggtgattttcttgtttcttccttgcaaaatacttattgattagcctacagaataatcgctattctatTCCGGCGTCACCCGCTTTACAGACTAATAAAGAGAGACAATGATAATGACAATGGTTTCTTCaagcttcattttcttcctttatccTATATTTATACACACTTTTAACCCCACTCTTGCTCAACCAGATTTTGTGCTGTATCACTGTTCAGATAGTGGTAACTACACCAGCAACAGTGCCTATAGGGCAAACCTCAATAGCCTCCTCACCTCCATCTCTCTTAGCACCCAAACAAATGACGAGTTTTACAATTTCTCCAATGGCGTATACCCTGACAGAGTTTATGCTATTGCATTTTGTATAGGAGTTTCAAAACTAGACCACTGCCGTAGTTGTGTCAACGACACTACTCATAAGCTCTTAGAAATTTGCCCCAACCAGAAGGAGGCCATCGGATTCTACGACAATTGTAGCCTTCAATTCTCAAATAACTCCCTATTTGGCATTATGAAAAGCAGACCAATGTTACTTGCTATTAAAAGAGTATAAGAAAGGTTTGAAATTGTTGCTTAACTTTATTCATAAGACTAGTACATCATATATACTGGTTTACATGagaatagaaaaggaaaaatataaaatataattctgattgaTTAAACATAATCAATCAGAATTATTATCTACAATAAGTCTTTCCTATTATGAATTGGAGAATATGGCATATGCTGAATTGCAGGCATTTGATTGTTTCCATGTTGAGCATTCTGTTTTCCTTGAGCAGCACTCATCACAGCAAGGTGTGCGGCTATAGCTGACTGATTCTTTCCTTGTGTATGCTGATACTTTCCTTGTGTAATTCCATCTTCATTGGAAAGTATGCTGTGATCAGTCTCTGCAGTATCTTCCCGAATGTGGCTGCTTGCTGACTTGTTCTCCTCAAGTGTCGTGGCTGCTACTTCATGCAGTGGTGAGGTGGCAATTGTAGGACATGGCTTAACATCCCCCCGCAAGCTGACAGGGGATGGAAGGACCTTCAGCTTGGATTTGAGAAACAGGAACCGAGTGGTGGACAGACCCTTAGTAAAAACATTAGCAATTTGATCAGCAGTAGAGATAAAAGCAAGAGAGATATCCTGATTGAGAACCTTTTCACGAACAAAGTGATAATCGACTTCAATGTGTTTGGTACGGGCATGGTACACCGGATTGGAAGCAAGGGCAAGAGCACTAATGTTATCGCACCAAATGACCGGGGCAGTGAGGAGAGGAACACGCAGCTCACAGAAAAGCATCCGAAGCCAGGAGAGCTCAGCAGTAACAATGGCAAGAGAACGATATTCCGCTTCAGTGCTGGAACGAGACACGACATTCTGTTTCTTAGCACTCCAGGACAGAAGATTTTCCCCCAGAAAAACAGCAAAGCCGGATGTGGAGCGCCTATCATCTGGACTCCCTGCCCAATCGGAGTCACAAAAGGCATTGAGTTGCAAGGTAGACTTGGAGTATGTAAGGCCATGATGACTAGTATCCTTGAGAAACCGAAGGACCCTCTTGGCTGCAGTCCAATGAGTGGATGTAGGATGATGTAGATGTTGACACAG
This DNA window, taken from Alnus glutinosa chromosome 5, dhAlnGlut1.1, whole genome shotgun sequence, encodes the following:
- the LOC133868831 gene encoding cysteine-rich repeat secretory protein 1-like gives rise to the protein MVSSSFIFFLYPIFIHTFNPTLAQPDFVLYHCSDSGNYTSNSAYRANLNSLLTSISLSTQTNDEFYNFSNGVYPDRVYAIAFCIGVSKLDHCRSCVNDTTHKLLEICPNQKEAIGFYDNCSLQFSNNSLFGIMKSRPMLLAIKRV